A region of Deltaproteobacteria bacterium DNA encodes the following proteins:
- a CDS encoding deoxynucleoside kinase yields MSSSPTTCLNLKVALPRHSPSNSVNRPTVEKLRYIAVEGPIGVGKSTLAKKLAEDFKARLVLEEAGGNPFLPIFYQDRAKHALKTQILFLINRYLQQKEMGQQDLFSQMVVSDYLFAKDRLFASLNLNREELFLYEKIYSLLDVNLVKPDLVVFLQASREVLKKHIRKRGIAYERNIDEEYLDQLTEAYNRFFFTYHETPVLVVNVTDIDFVKNAGDYENLKREILSVKKGPKHYVSIGK; encoded by the coding sequence ATGTCGAGCTCGCCAACAACCTGTTTGAATCTCAAGGTAGCCTTGCCTAGACATTCACCCTCAAATTCGGTAAACCGACCCACCGTGGAAAAGTTACGCTATATTGCCGTTGAGGGGCCGATCGGTGTTGGGAAAAGCACGCTCGCCAAGAAGCTGGCCGAGGACTTCAAGGCACGCCTGGTTTTGGAGGAAGCGGGGGGAAATCCGTTTCTTCCGATCTTTTATCAAGACCGGGCCAAACATGCCCTGAAAACGCAGATCCTTTTTTTGATCAACCGTTACCTCCAGCAAAAGGAGATGGGTCAACAGGATCTCTTCTCGCAAATGGTCGTTTCCGACTATCTGTTTGCCAAAGATCGGCTGTTTGCCTCCCTCAATCTTAATCGGGAAGAGCTTTTCCTTTATGAAAAAATCTACTCGCTTCTTGATGTCAATCTGGTCAAACCGGACCTCGTTGTTTTTCTCCAGGCCTCCCGGGAGGTTCTGAAAAAACATATCAGAAAACGAGGTATTGCCTATGAAAGGAATATCGACGAAGAGTACCTCGACCAGCTGACGGAGGCCTACAACCGGTTCTTCTTCACCTACCATGAAACCCCCGTGCTGGTCGTGAATGTGACGGATATCGATTTTGTCAAGAACGCCGGGGATTATGAAAATCTGAAACGGGAGATTTTAAGCGTCAAAAAAGGGCCAAAGCACTATGTCTCCATCGGAAAATAA
- the panB gene encoding 3-methyl-2-oxobutanoate hydroxymethyltransferase, with the protein MSPSENKKAVQKMTVPLIQKMKRGGEKIVMVTCYDYSFARLIDEAGVDIVLVGDSLGMVIQGQKSTLPVTLEEMIYHSRCVARGLTRPLLVTDMPFMSYQSSQGEAIKNAGRLLKEGKAESIKLEGGVEVADLIHRMNRIGIPVMGHIGLQPQSFHKYGGYKIQGKTPQEERHLLEDALAVQEAGCWSVVLEGVPVDVAQKITGRLKIPTVGIGCGPSCDGQVLVLYDLLGMNPDFNPRFLKRYANLAEVVTESVSLFRQEVKDQRFPTEEHGVRRNVIDATLKIRQRNASGT; encoded by the coding sequence ATGTCTCCATCGGAAAATAAGAAGGCTGTTCAAAAAATGACGGTACCTCTCATTCAAAAAATGAAGAGGGGGGGCGAGAAGATTGTGATGGTCACCTGCTATGACTACTCCTTTGCACGGCTGATTGACGAAGCGGGTGTCGATATTGTCTTGGTGGGGGATTCCTTGGGGATGGTCATTCAGGGGCAAAAGAGTACGTTGCCCGTTACGCTGGAAGAGATGATTTATCATTCACGGTGCGTTGCACGCGGCCTGACACGCCCCCTCTTGGTAACCGACATGCCTTTTATGAGCTACCAGTCAAGCCAGGGAGAGGCGATCAAAAATGCGGGACGTCTTCTCAAAGAGGGAAAAGCGGAGTCGATCAAGCTCGAAGGGGGTGTTGAGGTTGCTGATCTGATCCATCGGATGAACCGGATCGGTATTCCCGTCATGGGGCATATCGGTCTTCAACCACAGTCATTCCACAAATACGGCGGCTACAAAATTCAGGGGAAGACTCCTCAGGAGGAGCGGCACCTTCTGGAAGATGCCCTGGCGGTGCAGGAGGCAGGATGCTGGTCTGTTGTTCTTGAGGGAGTTCCCGTTGACGTGGCACAAAAAATAACCGGACGCTTGAAGATTCCAACCGTCGGTATCGGATGCGGGCCTTCGTGTGATGGACAGGTTCTGGTCCTGTACGACCTCCTCGGCATGAACCCCGATTTTAATCCAAGGTTTCTGAAGCGATACGCTAATCTTGCTGAGGTGGTCACGGAGTCTGTCTCCCTTTTTCGGCAAGAGGTAAAAGATCAACGTTTCCCTACCGAGGAACATGGCGTCAGGAGGAATGTTATCGATGCAACTCTCAAGATCCGCCAAAGAAACGCATCAGGCACTTGA
- a CDS encoding pantoate--beta-alanine ligase, which translates to MQLSRSAKETHQALEAIRQSGKRTVFVPTMGALHGGHRSLFRTAKDMGGFSVASIFVNPTQFNQEEDFKKYPRPLEIDLTICEEEKVDFVFAPPENEIYPDGLETDIPVPNIGLLMEGEFRPGHFAGVCTVVHRLFEAVNPTIALFGEKDYQQYLVIRDMVKKQNRPISIISCPTIRDRNGLALSSRNRRLSPAGYEKALTIPRLLRSAQQIAQEGEREASKIISQSISKISSAEADQLKIDYLKIVDSNNLEPLKKIDNQARILIAAWVEGIRLIDNDRLI; encoded by the coding sequence ATGCAACTCTCAAGATCCGCCAAAGAAACGCATCAGGCACTTGAAGCAATAAGGCAGAGCGGGAAGAGAACGGTTTTTGTCCCGACCATGGGCGCCCTGCATGGGGGGCACCGCTCTCTCTTCCGTACGGCAAAGGATATGGGCGGATTCTCGGTGGCCAGTATCTTTGTCAATCCGACACAGTTCAATCAGGAGGAGGATTTCAAAAAATACCCTCGTCCCCTTGAAATCGATCTCACCATTTGTGAGGAGGAAAAAGTCGATTTTGTCTTTGCTCCACCCGAAAATGAGATCTATCCCGACGGTCTCGAGACAGATATTCCGGTCCCAAATATTGGACTTCTGATGGAGGGCGAATTTCGTCCGGGGCATTTTGCCGGTGTCTGTACCGTCGTCCACCGCCTCTTCGAGGCTGTCAACCCTACGATCGCCCTCTTTGGGGAAAAAGATTACCAGCAGTACCTGGTCATCCGTGACATGGTGAAGAAACAAAACCGGCCCATCTCTATTATCTCTTGTCCAACGATCCGGGATCGGAATGGCCTCGCCTTAAGCTCTCGCAACCGTCGACTTTCTCCTGCTGGCTATGAGAAGGCACTGACAATTCCCCGTCTACTCCGATCCGCTCAACAGATTGCCCAAGAGGGGGAAAGAGAGGCCTCAAAAATAATCTCCCAGTCCATTTCAAAAATCTCTTCCGCCGAGGCAGACCAACTCAAGATAGACTATTTAAAGATTGTCGATTCCAATAACCTCGAACCTCTCAAGAAAATCGACAACCAGGCCCGCATCTTGATCGCCGCCTGGGTGGAGGGGATCCGCCTGATTGATAATGATCGATTGATTTGA
- a CDS encoding amidohydrolase family protein, with amino-acid sequence MKILSASYLLPIFSPPIREGAVVIDKEKIVETGPRKKIEKKYPTASREEFDNAVLMPGLVNADSHLELSSLEGTTSPSFIDWFFACLEHQQKITPEERRRNIQEGSQRLLRSGTTCIGDVGGYTGIVSDIAETPLRMVLFPEIMTSAGESISDHYQASLEIVEEILSRQSERITAGIAPYSAYTLSRHLLKIIAVHARQTKIPVKIHAATSFAEMQFFFESRGEIAEALFPRLGWTDSLPPAHRKTPIEFLHSIGFLESAPILVGCPHLSDKDLPLLVRSKSKVVWRPRVQKYFQLGETPVSKIQKAKIPLGLGTNGLGGRHSLSLWDEMRAVKAACTAEDLIRLATEGGARVLGLQDQIGTIEKGKKADLICVKIPLSLVKSRSRAALFQHLVDQTTEKEILATYIDGQSIKV; translated from the coding sequence TTGAAGATTCTATCGGCCTCCTATCTTTTGCCGATTTTCTCCCCACCGATTCGGGAAGGAGCCGTTGTTATTGATAAAGAAAAGATTGTCGAGACCGGTCCACGAAAAAAAATAGAGAAAAAGTACCCGACAGCCAGTCGGGAAGAATTTGATAACGCGGTTCTGATGCCAGGTTTGGTCAACGCCGACAGCCACCTGGAGCTCTCCTCTCTTGAAGGGACAACCTCGCCCAGTTTTATTGACTGGTTTTTTGCCTGCCTGGAACATCAGCAAAAAATAACCCCCGAGGAGCGCCGCCGAAATATTCAGGAAGGAAGTCAACGCCTCCTCCGCTCCGGAACTACCTGCATCGGTGATGTGGGAGGGTACACCGGTATTGTTTCAGACATTGCAGAAACCCCATTGCGAATGGTTTTGTTCCCGGAGATCATGACCTCGGCCGGTGAGTCGATCTCGGACCATTATCAGGCGTCGCTGGAAATCGTTGAGGAGATCCTCTCCCGACAATCGGAACGGATCACAGCCGGCATTGCCCCCTACTCGGCCTACACCCTCTCACGACATCTCCTGAAAATTATTGCAGTCCATGCACGGCAGACGAAGATCCCGGTTAAGATCCACGCCGCCACCTCATTCGCGGAGATGCAGTTTTTCTTTGAGTCGAGGGGAGAGATCGCAGAGGCCCTCTTCCCCCGGCTCGGATGGACCGACTCATTACCTCCCGCCCATCGGAAGACACCGATCGAATTCCTCCACTCAATCGGTTTTCTGGAAAGCGCACCGATCCTTGTTGGCTGTCCCCACCTCTCCGATAAAGATCTGCCATTGCTTGTCCGTTCCAAAAGCAAGGTGGTCTGGAGACCCCGTGTTCAAAAATATTTTCAGCTCGGGGAAACTCCCGTCTCCAAAATTCAAAAGGCCAAGATTCCACTGGGTCTTGGAACCAACGGGCTGGGAGGTCGGCATTCCCTCTCCTTGTGGGATGAGATGCGCGCGGTCAAAGCGGCCTGTACAGCGGAAGATCTCATACGTCTCGCGACAGAGGGAGGGGCTCGCGTGCTTGGGCTGCAGGATCAAATTGGAACGATCGAAAAAGGAAAGAAGGCTGACCTGATCTGTGTCAAGATCCCCCTCTCTCTGGTTAAATCAAGGAGCCGGGCCGCCCTGTTTCAACACCTGGTCGATCAAACAACGGAAAAAGAGATCCTGGCGACCTACATTGACGGGCAATCGATTAAGGTCTAG
- a CDS encoding cupin domain-containing protein, with amino-acid sequence MSPSAEEIIKLFDLKPHPEGGYYSETYRAKGIIPHHTLPKGFKGDRNFSTAIYYLLMEGQQSKLHRLASDELFHFYLGDPLTVVMIFPDRVEKVVMGQEIAKGQRLQWTIPAGCWFGGYLSPGSRFSLIGCTVAPGFDFADFEANPNQDKLMRAFPHAREEILRFT; translated from the coding sequence ATGTCACCTTCTGCCGAAGAAATTATAAAATTATTCGACTTGAAGCCTCACCCCGAGGGAGGATATTACTCGGAGACGTACCGCGCCAAGGGGATCATTCCCCACCACACCCTCCCGAAAGGCTTTAAGGGAGACCGAAACTTCTCAACAGCGATCTATTATCTCCTCATGGAGGGACAACAATCCAAGCTCCATCGTTTAGCCTCCGATGAACTGTTCCATTTCTATTTAGGCGACCCCTTAACCGTCGTCATGATTTTCCCCGACCGTGTGGAAAAAGTAGTGATGGGCCAAGAGATTGCAAAGGGACAGAGGCTCCAATGGACCATCCCGGCAGGCTGCTGGTTTGGAGGGTACCTCTCTCCGGGAAGTCGTTTCAGCTTGATCGGTTGCACCGTCGCCCCCGGCTTCGACTTCGCGGATTTTGAGGCAAATCCAAACCAAGACAAATTGATGAGAGCGTTTCCCCACGCCAGAGAAGAGATTCTAAGGTTCACCTAA
- the smpB gene encoding SsrA-binding protein SmpB: protein MPHPSSPSGKKIIVDNRKAGFRYLLLERFEAGLALRGSEVKSLRDGKVNLGDSYVVGHQGELVLINCHISPYTAASYTNHEPLRTRKLLLHAEEIERLLGKMKEKGLTLIPTKLYFKNGRVKCEIALAKGKKLHDQREELRKKAHVREIERAIKAKR from the coding sequence ATCCCCCACCCATCATCCCCCTCCGGCAAAAAAATCATTGTAGACAATAGAAAGGCGGGATTCCGTTACCTGCTTCTGGAACGATTCGAGGCCGGTCTCGCCCTGAGAGGGAGCGAGGTCAAGTCGCTCCGGGACGGCAAGGTAAATTTGGGGGATAGCTATGTTGTGGGACACCAGGGGGAGCTCGTTCTGATCAACTGTCACATCTCGCCCTACACCGCCGCCAGTTATACCAACCATGAACCGCTCAGAACAAGAAAACTCCTTCTTCATGCCGAAGAGATCGAACGATTACTCGGCAAGATGAAGGAGAAGGGACTCACCCTGATCCCAACCAAGCTCTATTTCAAAAATGGACGAGTGAAGTGCGAGATCGCTCTGGCGAAGGGGAAAAAGCTGCACGACCAGCGGGAAGAGCTCAGGAAAAAGGCGCATGTGCGTGAGATTGAACGGGCGATCAAGGCAAAGAGATAA
- a CDS encoding sodium:solute symporter family protein, which yields MTVTILIISYFVALAVIGWFYSKKVHTGEDFAVAGRSLPTFIVFGTMLATWIGTGSIFGHAEKTFRVGIAAWVILVGDVVGILVLTLLAPRARRFAKITVQDVLEERYHVAARILGAITLVIAYVTIVSYQYRAAASVLNLVWPDIPHHLVVSLVVIFVILFTAFAGMYSVAYTDTIMGMTMIIGLCVTLPAFWMKAGGLEGMRTVLPPDHFEWIGPLSLKESIALFLPGALLVLGDANMYQRFFSAKSESVARRATWWMLFGVILVEMAIVLTALAASALEWTNPHLTHHGRVIAIAARDFLPPVLSAVLMTTILAIIMDTATSYLLAPATSLVQDIYHRFFDRSASARKIVWMSRLFVVLLGLLAYALSTLSDEFLSVALYAYTIYGTGITPALVAAFVWKRATTAGALSSMIGGTGMTLFWELSGLSARTEIDTVFPAFGVSIVLLVVVSLLTPASTKVAT from the coding sequence GTGACGGTTACGATTCTCATCATTTCCTATTTTGTCGCGCTGGCGGTCATCGGCTGGTTTTACTCCAAAAAGGTCCATACGGGAGAGGATTTTGCCGTTGCCGGTCGGAGTCTTCCGACCTTCATCGTTTTTGGAACAATGCTCGCGACCTGGATCGGCACCGGTTCGATTTTTGGTCATGCCGAGAAGACATTTCGGGTTGGGATCGCCGCCTGGGTTATTCTTGTGGGAGATGTTGTTGGTATTCTAGTTCTGACCCTTCTCGCACCGCGTGCAAGACGGTTTGCCAAGATCACCGTTCAGGATGTTTTGGAGGAGAGGTATCACGTCGCCGCGAGGATTCTTGGTGCCATCACATTGGTTATTGCCTACGTAACGATTGTCTCCTACCAGTATCGGGCCGCGGCCTCTGTTCTTAACTTGGTTTGGCCCGATATCCCCCACCATCTTGTCGTTAGCCTCGTTGTTATTTTCGTGATCCTCTTTACCGCCTTTGCGGGGATGTATTCCGTTGCCTACACCGACACAATTATGGGGATGACGATGATCATCGGCCTTTGTGTCACGCTTCCTGCCTTTTGGATGAAGGCAGGGGGGCTGGAGGGGATGAGGACGGTCTTGCCGCCTGATCATTTTGAGTGGATTGGGCCACTTTCTCTGAAGGAATCGATTGCGTTGTTTCTCCCTGGGGCCCTTCTTGTCCTGGGAGATGCCAATATGTATCAGCGATTTTTTTCGGCCAAGAGCGAATCAGTCGCCCGGCGGGCTACCTGGTGGATGTTGTTTGGTGTTATTCTGGTTGAGATGGCGATTGTCTTGACCGCCCTTGCTGCCTCGGCGTTGGAGTGGACCAACCCACATCTGACCCATCATGGTCGGGTCATTGCGATTGCCGCCAGGGACTTTCTGCCGCCTGTTCTTTCGGCAGTCTTGATGACAACAATCCTGGCGATCATCATGGATACCGCCACTTCCTATCTCCTGGCCCCGGCGACCTCTCTTGTGCAGGATATTTACCACCGGTTTTTTGACCGGAGCGCTTCTGCACGGAAGATTGTCTGGATGAGCCGGCTGTTTGTGGTTTTGCTGGGACTTCTGGCCTACGCCCTTTCCACCCTTTCCGATGAATTCTTGAGTGTGGCACTTTATGCCTATACGATTTACGGGACCGGCATTACCCCGGCACTCGTCGCTGCCTTTGTCTGGAAACGGGCGACGACCGCCGGTGCCCTCTCTTCTATGATTGGTGGAACCGGCATGACCCTCTTTTGGGAGCTTTCCGGTTTGTCGGCCAGAACGGAAATCGATACTGTTTTCCCGGCGTTTGGGGTATCGATTGTATTGCTCGTGGTAGTTTCGTTGCTAACCCCAGCTTCCACCAAAGTAGCGACATAA
- the apaG gene encoding Co2+/Mg2+ efflux protein ApaG: MPSSEAITQGIRIQVESKYLPERSDPEQGIYFFVYQIRISNEGDQPAQLISRHWIITDAHGHVEEVKGPGIVGEQPMIEPGEFHEYSSFCPLKTPSGSMKGTYQMIREDGESFDAEIAPFRLSLHGEMLH, translated from the coding sequence ATGCCGTCTTCGGAGGCGATAACACAGGGAATCCGTATTCAGGTGGAGAGCAAGTATCTCCCTGAGCGCTCCGACCCGGAACAGGGGATCTATTTTTTTGTCTATCAGATCCGGATCTCCAATGAGGGGGATCAACCGGCGCAGCTGATCAGTCGTCACTGGATTATTACGGATGCCCATGGTCATGTTGAGGAGGTGAAGGGACCGGGCATTGTGGGTGAACAACCGATGATCGAGCCGGGTGAATTTCACGAATACAGCAGTTTTTGCCCCCTCAAGACCCCTTCCGGATCGATGAAAGGCACCTATCAGATGATTCGCGAAGATGGAGAGAGCTTCGATGCCGAGATCGCCCCTTTTCGTCTCTCACTCCATGGCGAAATGCTGCACTGA
- the acs gene encoding acetate--CoA ligase, which yields MSSTKIDSLSQESRSFPPSLPLQKRAYLKDLTAYQEMYRRSLEDPNGFWGEIADSFFWFKKWDRVHHYNWKGNIDIRWFEGGKTNICYNALDRHLPKLRDRTAFLWVGNEPGEEKRISYQELWEQVGRAANMLKSLGVKKGDRIAIYMPMIPELPVALLACARIGAIHSVIFGGFSAESLKDRIVDAGCRVILTSDGGFRGPKKIPMKTTVDEAIELSRKAGQAIDHCLVVRRTGDPVPMKPERDLWWHEASENASIHSEAEVLDAEEPLFILYTSGSTGKPKGVLHTTAGYMIYAEQTFKYVFDYHPEDLFWCTADIGWVTGHSYIVYGPLLCGASCILFEGVPNYPHPDRFWEIIERYKVNTFYTAPTAIRALMREGDDWPKRHDLSSLKILGTVGEPINPEAWIWYYEKIGGRRCPVVDTWWQTETGGILITPLPGAMPTKPGSASLPFFGVEPAVLREDGTECETNEGGLLVLKRPWPGIMRTVYGHHERFKETYFSRFPGVYFTGDGARRDEDGYYWLMGRIDDVLNVSGHRIGTAEVESALVSHPSVAEAAVVGFPHEIKGQGIHAYVILKQGFSNSPTLQKELIDHVRKEIGPTAKPDRLQFAPGLPKTRSGKIMRRILRKIAEGKPDEVGDVTTLADPHVVHQLLSQPLEISYDV from the coding sequence ATGTCTTCCACGAAGATCGACTCTTTAAGTCAAGAATCCCGTTCTTTTCCTCCCTCTCTTCCGCTCCAAAAAAGGGCCTATCTAAAAGACCTGACGGCGTATCAGGAAATGTACCGGCGTTCCCTGGAGGACCCCAACGGTTTTTGGGGCGAGATTGCCGATTCCTTCTTCTGGTTCAAAAAATGGGATCGTGTACATCATTATAACTGGAAGGGAAACATCGACATCCGCTGGTTTGAAGGGGGAAAGACCAATATCTGTTATAACGCCCTCGATCGACACCTCCCAAAACTTCGCGATCGCACCGCCTTCCTTTGGGTCGGAAATGAACCCGGCGAGGAGAAACGAATCAGCTACCAGGAACTCTGGGAGCAGGTTGGACGTGCCGCCAACATGCTGAAATCGCTTGGCGTGAAAAAGGGGGACCGGATCGCCATCTATATGCCGATGATCCCGGAACTCCCCGTTGCCCTGCTCGCCTGCGCCCGTATTGGAGCAATCCACTCCGTCATTTTTGGAGGGTTTTCGGCCGAGTCGCTCAAGGATCGGATTGTCGATGCCGGCTGTCGCGTGATCCTCACAAGCGACGGCGGCTTTCGAGGCCCCAAAAAAATCCCGATGAAGACAACGGTCGATGAGGCGATCGAACTCTCCCGGAAGGCAGGACAGGCGATCGACCACTGTCTTGTCGTCCGTAGAACAGGCGACCCGGTCCCAATGAAACCAGAACGGGACCTCTGGTGGCACGAGGCGAGCGAGAACGCCTCAATTCATTCTGAAGCAGAGGTCCTCGATGCCGAAGAACCGTTGTTTATCCTCTATACCTCCGGTTCTACAGGTAAACCAAAGGGGGTCCTCCATACAACCGCCGGTTACATGATCTACGCCGAACAGACATTCAAATATGTCTTCGATTACCACCCCGAAGACCTCTTCTGGTGTACGGCCGATATCGGCTGGGTCACGGGACATAGTTATATTGTTTACGGACCGCTCCTCTGCGGTGCGAGTTGCATCCTCTTTGAGGGGGTCCCGAATTATCCCCACCCAGACCGGTTCTGGGAGATTATTGAACGCTACAAGGTAAACACCTTTTATACCGCCCCAACGGCGATTCGCGCCTTGATGCGAGAGGGGGATGATTGGCCGAAGAGGCATGATTTGAGTTCACTTAAGATTCTTGGGACCGTTGGGGAGCCGATCAATCCGGAGGCCTGGATCTGGTATTACGAAAAGATCGGTGGCCGGAGGTGTCCTGTTGTCGACACCTGGTGGCAGACCGAAACGGGCGGGATTCTGATCACGCCGCTTCCCGGAGCGATGCCAACAAAACCAGGTTCTGCCTCACTTCCGTTTTTTGGAGTGGAACCCGCAGTCCTCAGGGAAGATGGGACCGAATGCGAAACAAATGAGGGGGGACTGCTGGTCCTGAAACGTCCCTGGCCCGGGATCATGAGGACCGTTTATGGTCACCATGAGAGATTCAAGGAGACCTACTTCAGCCGCTTCCCCGGCGTTTATTTTACGGGGGACGGGGCTCGTCGCGATGAAGACGGCTATTACTGGCTTATGGGACGTATCGATGACGTGCTGAACGTCTCCGGTCACCGCATTGGAACCGCGGAGGTTGAAAGTGCCCTCGTTTCTCATCCTTCCGTTGCCGAGGCGGCAGTGGTCGGGTTTCCCCACGAAATCAAGGGACAGGGGATCCATGCCTATGTCATCCTCAAGCAGGGGTTCTCTAACTCACCAACCTTGCAAAAGGAATTGATCGACCATGTTCGAAAAGAGATCGGACCAACCGCGAAACCGGACCGTCTCCAGTTCGCCCCGGGCCTTCCTAAAACACGCTCCGGCAAGATCATGCGGCGAATCCTTCGGAAAATTGCGGAGGGGAAACCGGATGAAGTCGGCGATGTGACGACGCTGGCCGATCCACATGTCGTTCACCAACTTCTTTCGCAACCCCTTGAGATCTCTTACGATGTATGA